The following coding sequences lie in one Lysobacterales bacterium genomic window:
- a CDS encoding type II toxin-antitoxin system HicA family toxin, with protein MPKLPKLSGAQACAILARHGFAAVRQRGSHVVMQKSLGEGGTVTVPVPQHNELANGTLMSIIRQSGLSKHLFH; from the coding sequence TTGCCTAAGCTGCCCAAGCTGTCGGGGGCGCAGGCATGCGCGATCCTCGCCAGGCATGGGTTTGCGGCGGTGCGCCAGCGCGGAAGCCACGTGGTCATGCAGAAATCGCTGGGGGAAGGCGGCACCGTGACCGTTCCCGTCCCACAGCACAACGAATTGGCGAACGGCACGCTGATGTCGATCATTCGTCAGAGCGGTTTGTCCAAGCACCTATTTCACTAG
- a CDS encoding peptidylprolyl isomerase — MSNLQAQINLGRGTIHVQLFADQAPFTVANFVNLARRKYYDGLSFHRVIPDFMIQGGCPEGSGRGGPGYKFDDEIVPALRHEKGVLSMANAGSFGGKGTNGSQFFITHVATPWLDGKHTVFGKVVGAADQTLVDAVRQGDTIGSITIEGDYSALFDKTRAQLDAWNAILDQR; from the coding sequence ATGTCCAACCTGCAAGCCCAGATCAACCTCGGTCGCGGCACCATCCACGTCCAGCTGTTTGCCGACCAGGCGCCGTTCACCGTCGCCAATTTCGTCAACCTCGCGCGTCGCAAGTACTACGACGGACTCAGCTTTCACCGCGTGATCCCGGACTTCATGATTCAGGGCGGCTGCCCCGAGGGCAGCGGTCGCGGTGGCCCCGGCTACAAGTTCGACGACGAAATCGTGCCCGCGCTGCGTCACGAGAAGGGCGTGCTGTCGATGGCCAACGCCGGTTCCTTCGGCGGCAAGGGCACCAATGGCAGCCAGTTCTTCATCACCCACGTCGCCACCCCGTGGCTGGATGGCAAGCACACCGTGTTCGGCAAGGTCGTCGGTGCCGCCGACCAGACCCTGGTCGACGCCGTTCGTCAGGGCGACACGATCGGCTCGATCACCATCGAAGGCGACTACAGCGCGCTATTCGACAAGACCCGTGCCCAGCTCGACGCCTGGAACGCGATTCTCGACCAGCGCTGA
- a CDS encoding pyridoxal phosphate-dependent aminotransferase, translated as MLKLAERMGRAKASAIMIVAEKARKLKAEGRDIISFSIGVPNFLPGEHVYTAARESLAKDSGSYGSNRGSEALLDAFLKHLREGGLDGYERANLVAGVGAKHVLFNVMYALLDEDDEILIPTPYWTSYADIADILGARSTLLYCGPEQNYKLTPDQLRDALKSKPKALLFNNPSNPTGMVYDHAEVRALADVLVESETWIISDDIYNRMIFDGIGYAHLVKARPELRDRCILLDSISKTYGMPGWRVGMVAAPTAVAQALVNLNSNHITNLPEVVTAAAVAAFTGPQDVPEQKNREFQDKRDQVMAALAAIPGVACPKPAGAFYVFPDVSCAFGRSHAGKRIGNDVDFCNALLEAKGVACVPGSAFGEPRAIRISYTCPTAQLPDGLKRIQDFFAELV; from the coding sequence ATGCTGAAGCTAGCGGAACGCATGGGGCGAGCGAAAGCCAGTGCGATCATGATCGTTGCGGAAAAAGCCAGAAAGCTGAAAGCCGAAGGTCGCGACATCATCAGCTTCTCGATCGGCGTACCCAACTTTCTGCCGGGCGAGCATGTTTATACCGCGGCGCGTGAATCGCTCGCCAAGGACTCCGGCAGCTACGGCTCCAATCGCGGCAGCGAGGCGTTGCTCGATGCCTTCCTCAAGCACCTGCGTGAAGGCGGGCTAGACGGCTACGAACGCGCAAATCTCGTGGCCGGCGTCGGCGCCAAGCACGTGTTGTTCAACGTCATGTACGCGCTGCTCGACGAGGACGACGAGATCCTGATCCCGACACCGTACTGGACCAGCTATGCCGACATCGCCGACATCCTCGGTGCCCGCTCGACACTGCTCTACTGCGGCCCCGAACAGAACTACAAGCTGACGCCGGACCAGTTGCGCGACGCGCTGAAGTCGAAGCCGAAGGCGTTGCTGTTCAACAACCCGTCGAATCCGACCGGCATGGTCTACGACCACGCCGAGGTGCGCGCGCTCGCCGACGTGCTGGTCGAGTCCGAAACCTGGATCATCTCCGACGACATCTACAACCGCATGATCTTCGACGGGATCGGCTACGCGCATCTGGTCAAGGCGCGCCCCGAACTGCGTGACCGCTGCATCCTGCTTGATTCGATCTCCAAGACCTATGGCATGCCCGGTTGGCGCGTGGGCATGGTGGCCGCACCCACAGCGGTGGCGCAGGCGCTGGTGAACCTCAACTCCAACCACATCACCAACCTGCCGGAAGTGGTCACCGCGGCCGCGGTCGCCGCCTTCACCGGGCCGCAGGACGTACCGGAACAGAAGAACCGCGAGTTCCAGGACAAGCGCGACCAGGTCATGGCGGCGCTGGCAGCCATCCCCGGCGTTGCCTGCCCGAAACCCGCCGGCGCGTTCTACGTGTTCCCGGACGTGTCCTGCGCATTCGGCAGGTCGCACGCCGGCAAGCGCATTGGCAACGACGTCGATTTCTGCAACGCGTTGCTGGAAGCCAAGGGCGTGGCCTGCGTGCCGGGCTCGGCCTTCGGCGAGCCGCGCGCGATCCGCATCAGTTACACCTGCCCGACTGCGCAGTTGCCCGATGGGCTGAAGCGCATCCAGGATTTCTTTGCAGAACTCGTATAG
- a CDS encoding malate dehydrogenase: protein MKKPVRVAVTGAAGQIGYSLLYRIASGEMLGRDQPVILQMLELPMDKAQAALKGCMMELEDCAFPLLAGMVGTADPKEAFKDADVALLVGARPRGPGMERKDLLLENAKIFTEQGRAMNETASRDIKVLVVGNPANTNAYIAMKSAPDLAKKNFTAMLRLDHNRALSQLAGKAGIAVADIDKLVVWGNHSPTMYPDYRFASVGGKSLKDLINDESWNRETFIPKVGKRGAAIIEARGLSSAASAANAAIDHIRDWVLGTNGKWVTMGVPSDGSYGIPQDVMYGVPVTCANGEYTRVSGLAIDDYSRTMMDKTLAELEEERAGVAHLL, encoded by the coding sequence ATGAAGAAGCCCGTCCGTGTTGCCGTCACCGGCGCTGCCGGTCAGATCGGTTATTCGCTGCTGTATCGCATCGCCTCCGGCGAAATGCTGGGGCGCGACCAGCCGGTCATTCTGCAGATGCTGGAACTGCCGATGGACAAGGCCCAGGCGGCGCTCAAGGGCTGCATGATGGAGCTTGAGGACTGCGCCTTCCCGCTGCTCGCCGGGATGGTCGGCACGGCTGATCCGAAAGAGGCGTTCAAGGACGCCGATGTCGCGCTGCTGGTCGGCGCGCGTCCGCGCGGACCGGGCATGGAGCGCAAGGACCTGTTGCTCGAGAACGCCAAGATCTTCACCGAGCAGGGCCGCGCGATGAACGAAACCGCGAGCCGCGACATCAAGGTGCTGGTGGTCGGCAATCCGGCCAACACCAATGCCTATATTGCGATGAAGTCGGCGCCGGATCTGGCGAAAAAGAACTTCACCGCGATGCTGCGCCTCGACCACAACCGCGCGCTGTCGCAGTTGGCCGGCAAGGCCGGCATCGCGGTGGCCGATATCGACAAGCTGGTCGTGTGGGGTAACCACTCGCCGACGATGTATCCGGACTACCGCTTCGCCAGCGTCGGCGGCAAGTCGCTCAAGGACCTGATCAACGACGAGAGCTGGAACCGCGAGACCTTCATTCCCAAAGTCGGCAAGCGCGGCGCTGCGATCATCGAAGCGCGTGGTCTCTCCTCCGCCGCCTCCGCCGCCAATGCCGCGATCGATCACATCCGTGACTGGGTGCTCGGCACCAACGGCAAGTGGGTCACGATGGGCGTCCCGTCGGACGGCAGCTACGGCATCCCCCAGGACGTGATGTACGGCGTGCCGGTCACCTGCGCCAATGGCGAGTACACCCGCGTCAGCGGCCTCGCCATCGACGACTACAGCCGCACGATGATGGACAAGACCCTCGCCGAACTCGAAGAAGAGCGTGCCGGCGTGGCGCACTTGCTGTAA
- a CDS encoding type II toxin-antitoxin system HicB family antitoxin encodes MRNLRLTAVIEREADLYVAHCAELDVASQGESVEDARRNLKEAVEIFLETASVEEVKARLHQEVYVTHLEVAVA; translated from the coding sequence ATGCGGAACCTGCGGTTGACGGCAGTGATCGAACGGGAAGCCGATCTGTACGTTGCGCACTGCGCCGAGTTGGACGTCGCCAGCCAGGGCGAAAGCGTCGAAGACGCGCGGCGCAATCTGAAGGAAGCGGTCGAGATCTTCCTTGAAACGGCATCGGTGGAGGAAGTGAAGGCGCGCCTGCACCAGGAGGTGTATGTCACGCACCTGGAGGTGGCTGTTGCCTAA
- a CDS encoding lysoplasmalogenase, translated as MNAKLRIFLAAVTATLFCIGFAIDLDWRLMLVLKLVPVALALDWLRAQGEPGRYRFWIAVGLGWSLLGDALLALPEDRFIAGLVAFLLAHVVYIAAYLGRSRAPAASWLGAAALAVVGILLALHRFGELGPMRLPVTIYALVIGVMLWRAAALAALDRAGRWALIGAVLFVASDAVLAWNRFVDHEPALRYLNILLYWAGQWGIAASVVLHRAGLRARL; from the coding sequence ATGAACGCCAAGCTCCGCATCTTCCTCGCCGCAGTCACGGCCACGCTGTTCTGCATCGGCTTCGCCATCGACCTGGATTGGCGGTTGATGTTGGTGCTGAAACTGGTGCCGGTCGCGCTGGCGCTGGATTGGCTGCGCGCGCAGGGCGAACCCGGTCGATATCGGTTCTGGATCGCAGTCGGTCTCGGCTGGTCCCTGCTCGGAGATGCCCTGTTGGCATTGCCGGAGGACCGCTTCATCGCCGGGCTGGTCGCGTTCCTGCTCGCGCATGTGGTGTACATCGCCGCCTATCTCGGGCGATCGCGCGCGCCGGCAGCAAGCTGGTTGGGCGCGGCCGCACTCGCGGTCGTCGGCATCCTGCTGGCCTTGCACCGCTTCGGCGAACTCGGGCCGATGCGTTTGCCAGTGACGATCTATGCGCTCGTGATCGGCGTGATGTTGTGGCGTGCCGCAGCACTGGCCGCGCTCGACCGCGCTGGTCGCTGGGCGCTGATCGGCGCGGTCCTGTTTGTGGCCAGCGATGCGGTGCTGGCCTGGAACCGTTTCGTCGATCACGAACCGGCGCTGCGTTATCTCAACATCCTGCTGTACTGGGCCGGGCAGTGGGGCATCGCCGCGTCGGTGGTGCTGCATCGTGCCGGGCTGCGGGCGCGGCTATGA
- a CDS encoding M48 family metalloprotease: MSRLPRWFALVAGVALLGGCASQQPLRDMAPGERPAEDTDEAGLWLALDQAELSLQRSPLLVRDPALNAYVRKLVCDIAGDYCNDIRVYVLRRPYFNASMAPNGVMQVWTGALLRSENEAQIGFVLGHEIGHFTHQHSIKQWRRAKDIMNALSLLQLVAARSGTQDAHDIFDVTQLVAYASLYKYGRDAERESDTEGFDRAVRLGYRADQGATLWQGLLAEDNARDRTKPSGIFATHPATEERMTTLREAAEAFVDAGTRTGEAEFRAATAPFFASWLEDEMGRRHYPQTIVLLDRLQQRAQGAHLAWIEYYRGELFRKRRAGGDDKRAIDAYRAAMRVPGYPPIAHRDLGFMYRSIQLPQQAAVEWREYLRQVPDAADRATIEHYLAQAIGADHANH; this comes from the coding sequence GTGAGCCGCCTGCCGCGGTGGTTTGCGCTCGTGGCCGGTGTGGCCTTGCTCGGCGGCTGCGCTTCGCAACAGCCCTTGCGTGACATGGCGCCCGGGGAACGTCCGGCCGAGGACACCGACGAAGCCGGGTTATGGCTGGCGCTCGACCAGGCCGAACTGTCGCTGCAACGCTCGCCGCTGCTGGTGCGCGACCCAGCACTCAATGCCTATGTCCGCAAACTGGTCTGCGACATCGCCGGCGACTACTGCAACGACATCCGCGTCTATGTCCTGCGACGCCCCTACTTCAACGCCAGCATGGCACCGAATGGCGTGATGCAGGTCTGGACCGGCGCCCTGTTGCGCTCGGAAAACGAGGCCCAGATCGGCTTCGTGCTCGGCCACGAGATCGGCCATTTCACGCACCAACATTCGATCAAACAGTGGCGCCGCGCCAAGGACATCATGAATGCACTCAGTCTGCTGCAGCTGGTCGCGGCGCGCAGCGGCACCCAGGACGCCCACGACATCTTCGATGTCACCCAACTTGTCGCCTACGCCTCGCTGTACAAGTACGGCCGCGACGCCGAGCGCGAATCCGATACCGAGGGTTTCGACCGTGCCGTCCGCCTTGGCTACCGCGCCGACCAGGGCGCCACGCTGTGGCAGGGACTGCTCGCCGAGGATAACGCCCGCGACCGTACCAAGCCTTCCGGCATCTTCGCCACGCATCCGGCGACCGAGGAACGCATGACCACGCTGCGCGAAGCGGCGGAAGCGTTTGTAGATGCCGGAACGCGCACCGGCGAAGCCGAGTTCCGCGCCGCCACCGCACCCTTCTTCGCCAGTTGGCTCGAAGACGAGATGGGACGCCGGCACTATCCGCAGACCATTGTCCTGCTCGATCGTCTGCAACAGCGCGCCCAGGGCGCGCATCTGGCCTGGATCGAGTACTACCGCGGCGAACTGTTCCGCAAGCGTCGCGCCGGCGGCGACGATAAGCGCGCCATCGACGCCTACCGTGCCGCCATGCGCGTGCCCGGCTACCCGCCGATCGCGCATCGCGACCTCGGTTTCATGTACCGCAGCATACAGCTGCCACAGCAGGCCGCAGTCGAATGGCGCGAGTATCTGCGACAAGTTCCCGATGCGGCCGATCGCGCCACCATCGAGCACTACCTGGCGCAAGCCATCGGAGCCGACCATGCGAACCATTGA
- the prpB gene encoding methylisocitrate lyase yields the protein MTTQVSAGARFRAALAAEKPLQVIGAINANHALLAKRAGYKAIYLSGGGVAAGSLGMPDLGINTMDDVLIDTRRITDVCDLPLLVDIDTGFGPSALNIARTVKALIKAGAAACHIEDQVGAKRCGHRPGKEIVTAEEMADRVKSAADAKTDAGFFLIARTDAIAVDGVDAAIERAQRCVEAGADGIFAEAAYDLPTYQRFVDAVQVPVLANITEFGKTPLFSRDELASVGVAIQLYPLSAFRAMNKAAEAVYAAIRRDGHQKSVIDSMQTREELYDRIGYHDYERALDALFAKQR from the coding sequence ATGACGACTCAAGTATCCGCTGGCGCCCGATTCCGCGCCGCACTGGCCGCCGAGAAGCCGTTGCAGGTCATCGGTGCGATCAATGCCAACCATGCCCTGCTCGCCAAGCGTGCAGGCTACAAGGCGATCTACTTGTCGGGTGGCGGCGTCGCCGCCGGTTCGCTCGGCATGCCGGATCTCGGCATCAACACCATGGACGACGTGCTGATCGACACACGGCGCATCACCGATGTCTGCGATCTGCCGCTGCTGGTGGACATCGACACCGGCTTCGGCCCGAGCGCGCTCAACATCGCGCGCACGGTGAAGGCGCTGATCAAGGCCGGCGCGGCGGCCTGCCACATCGAGGACCAGGTCGGTGCCAAGCGCTGCGGCCATCGTCCCGGCAAGGAGATCGTGACCGCCGAGGAGATGGCTGATCGCGTCAAGTCCGCTGCCGACGCCAAGACCGATGCTGGCTTCTTCCTGATCGCACGCACCGACGCCATCGCCGTCGATGGCGTTGACGCCGCGATCGAACGTGCGCAGCGCTGCGTCGAAGCCGGCGCCGACGGCATCTTCGCCGAGGCCGCCTACGACCTGCCGACCTACCAGCGCTTCGTCGATGCGGTGCAGGTGCCGGTGCTCGCCAACATCACCGAGTTCGGCAAGACCCCGCTGTTCTCGCGCGATGAACTGGCCTCGGTCGGTGTCGCCATCCAGCTCTATCCGCTGTCCGCATTCCGTGCCATGAACAAGGCCGCCGAAGCCGTGTACGCCGCCATCCGCCGCGACGGCCACCAGAAATCGGTCATCGACTCGATGCAGACCCGCGAAGAACTCTACGATCGCATCGGCTACCACGACTACGAGCGCGCGCTGGATGCGCTGTTCGCGAAACAACGCTGA